Within the Salvia hispanica cultivar TCC Black 2014 chromosome 4, UniMelb_Shisp_WGS_1.0, whole genome shotgun sequence genome, the region caattactttaaTCGAATATATCTTTGCATTGGCCAATGACTTAATGGTCAAGTAATATAGAGAATTTGAGTGTTCTCTCGAAATTCTAATCGAGGAATGAATCTCATTCTTGGCTCAActaccattttcatttatcttatGATATACCCAACACAGGTCCGTGTCTCAATCCTCCTTTGGGAGGCAAAGCGTTGGACAAGATCAAAGCACACcactcaacaaacaaaatgtgtAATGACCTCAGATCCAAGGACTATTACATACTTCATGCACTAATAAACTGTAGACACTTAACAAAACAGTTTAATAGTAGGGTATACCAATACTCTCCAAAGTATACCATGTGTCCATCACGAGTATCAAATATCTCATAGTTGTGAGAACAACTACATTCTCGAAGAATGTGATGCAAACCCCATGCTAACCTATAACATATCATCAATATCCCATTCTTGATGATCATTGGTTAGGgctattttagaattatactATATCATTAATGTCTCACACCATTAACGACAGTCATAATTCAAGGGAAcaaatatttagaataaaGACAAACATTTAAACAATTATTCCAATAAGTGCACAAAAcccatagaaaataaaattttcattgaaTGTGATCAAGTAATATTGTCTcaatacaaaatgtttctaaGACATATAAAACTTTAACTCCCACTGATTCAAAGCCATCTACCAACATGCTTAACACCTAAGCTCTCAAAGTGCTTGTTGTGTTTTGCTATACATAATGGTTTGGTGAAAGGATCAGCCAAATTATCATCAGTGGGTactctttctaattttatgtcgcctctttcaattatttctcTAATCAGATGATATCTTCTAGGAACATGCTTGTTCCTGTTCGTAGCTCTGGGTTCTTTTGCTTGCGCAACAGCACCAGTGTTGTCACAGTACAAAGGTATTGCACTACTGGCACTCGGAACGACACCCAGTTCCTTAACGAACTCTAACAAAGCAACAACTTCTTTGGCAGCTTCAGATGCAGCAATATACTCGGCTTCGGTGGTGGAATCGGCAGTTGTACCTTGTTTGGAACTATTCCAACTCACTGCTCCACCATTGAGGATAAAAACATATCCAGACTGAGACTTATAGTCGTCATGGTCTGTTTGGAAACTAGCATCAGTATACCCAGTAACTGATAACTCTGGTTGTCCACCATAGACTAAGAAATATTCTTTAGTCCTTCTAAGGTACTTAAGAATAGTCTTAACAGTTTTCCAATGTTCCTCACCGGGATTTTGCTGAAATCTGCCTGTCATGCTAAGCGCATAGGCCACATCTGGCCTAGTAGATATCATGGCATACATAATAGATCCTATAGCCGAAGCATATGAGATCCTTTTCATGTTGTCTCTTTCTTTGTCATTAGAAGGACAATCCTTCTTTGACAATACAATGTCATGTCCCATAGGAAGAAAACCTTTCTTAGAATTCTCCATTGAGAAGCGCCTTAGCAACTTGTCTATGTAAGTGGATTGTGATAATCCTAACATCCTATTCGGTCTATCTCGATAGATCTTGATTCCAAGGATGTAGGAAGCATCACCCAGATCCTTCATCATAAAGGAACTAGACAACCATTCTTTCACGGATTGCATCATGGAACGATCGCTTCCCATAATCAAGATGTCATCGACATATATGATAAGGTATACGACGTTTCCATTTTCGCGTTTACTATAAACACATGGATCCTCTTTGCTTCTGACAAAACCAAACGATTTGATTGTTCtgtcaaaacaaatattccaACTCCTCGAAGCTTGCTTAAGTCCATAAATGGACTTCTTTAGCTTGCACACTGCATTCGGCCTTTCTTTCGATACAAAACCTTCAGGTTGTGTCATATAGACATCGCCTTCTAATTCTCCATTGAGAAATGCGGTTTTGACATCCATTTGCCAAATATCAAAGTTGTAGTATGCAGCTATTGCAAGTAATATCCTAATGGACTTGATCTTAGCAACTGGCGAAAAGGTTTCATCATAGTCAATGCCTTCGCGTTGACTATAACCCTTTGCCACTAACCTAGCCTTGTAGGTTTGTACTTTGCCATCTgcatctctcttctttttgaaGATCCATTTGCAGCCTATAGGGTAAACCCCATCTGGCAAGTCAACTAGTTCCCAGACTAAGTTGAAGTACATCGAGTCCATTTCAGATATCAAGGCTTCAAGCCACTTCTCTCGATCGGTGTCTGACACCGCCTCGGTATAGGTCTTAGGCTCATCGTCATCTAAATCAACTTCATCATCTTGGTTCTCAACCATTAGATTCAGTCTCTCAGGTGGACGACGAATCCTTCTAGGCCTATTGAGTTGGTTTTCTTCTGGCTCGGGCTGTTCATTCTGAATGTGAGTAGGTTCAGGAATATCACTATGATCTTCTTGAGGTAAAGGTGATGCAACTATTGTATCATCTTGTCTTTGATGCATCTCATTGTCTTGAGGAGGTTCTTCGAGAGTCCCTCTAAGGTCTCCTCTAATAGTAATTTCCCCTCCCAATAGATCATCAAAAACTCCCACTGAGTTATTGTTCAAACCATTTGACAATACCTCATCCTCAATGTTATCTTGtggttcttgaatttcttcaagaTCTACAATGTTGTGACCTTGTTCCTTTAAGACATAATTGTCTTCAAGAAACGTCACATTCCTAGAGATTATCACCTTGTGATCTCCAGGGTAGTAGAATTCATATCCTCTAGTTTGTTTAGGATATCCCACAAAGTAACACTTCTCACTTTTAGATTCCAACTTATCAGTCATTTGTTTCTTAACAAAAGCTGGACAACCCCAGGTCCGCATATAGTTAAGACAAGGCTTTTTGCCATACCATAACTCATATGGTGTTTTCTCAACTGATTTAGATGGAACTCTATTCAGAATGTAAATAGCAGTCAATAAAGCATGACCCCAGAGAAATAAAGGGAGACTAGCTAAACTCATCATGGATCGAACCATATCTAATAATGTTCGATTTCTCCTTTCAGATACTCCATTCATTTGTGGTGTACCAGGAGGTGTCCAGTCTGACTGAATTCCATGTAATTTCAAGTAATCAAGAAATTCTCGGCTCAAGTATTCCCCTCCTCGATCTGATCGAAGACTTTTGATACTTTTCCCAAGTTGTTTCTCAACTTCACACTTAAACtctttaaatttctcaaaGGCCTCAGATTTGTGTTTCATAAGATACACATATCCATACCTTGTCAAATCATCAGTGAAAGTAATGAAGTACGAATAACCACCTTTTGCTTGAGTTGGAAACGGTCCACACACATCTGTGTGGATCAACTCTAGCACATCATCAGCACGCACCCCTTTCCCAGAAAGTGGTTTATTAGTCATCTTTCCTTTGAGACAGAATTCACAAGCACCATatgattcaaaatcaaatgaatttaGATAGTCTAACTTTCTCAATCTCGCTATCCTTTTCTCATTGATATGACCAAGTCTACAATGCCAAAGATAAGTAGCATTATCCGTATTACATAGCTTTAGTCTTTTATTTTGCACATTGAGAATATTTCGTTTGCATTCAAGCATATATAATCCATTCTCCAAAGAGGCATTTCcataaaatactccattattAGAAAACGAGCATCTGCTGTTTGCAAAATGGAAGGAGAAACCCTCGATGTCCAACATCGGAAtggaaataatattctttgaaataactggaacaaaataacaattatgTAAATCTAGTCTATGTCCTGAGGGAAGATCTAATCTATAAGTTCCCACGCGTTCGGCAGCAACTCTTGCTCCATTTCCAACACGTAGGTCTACTTCCCCAGGCCTCACTTTCCTGTTGTCTATTAGACCTTCCACATTATTACAAATGTGTGAACCACAAGCGGTATCCAATACCTAGGATTGTGAGTTATTCATAGACATATTTATCTCAATGACAAACATAGCTGAGCTCCCACTCATTGCACCTTGTGCCTTGAGTTTTGGGCAGTCTCTCTGCCACTCCGTGAAATTTGACCTAGtcaatttgtttgtttccaTCATACACTCATAAGATAAGTTTGACATATTATCtgaacagaaaataaaatgaaaagcaaATTAGAAAAGCATACAAAGATCACATTCGCATCACTAATCAAACAAGGGTTTATTGTATTGATTAGCTCCCactaattttaacatatattatgcccccaaacataaaatatgaatttatatcaaatataaattttagtggTCCAAGATCCAAGTCTATATAGTTGTAGCCTCTGCGAGGGCTGATGACTACAATAATATCACTAGGTAGGCCTCCAAGCCAATTGTAACAACAATTTTACAATTCTTGgtttattaatctaattaatatacgcccataaattattttggttgCGAGGGctacacaaaataatttaagcaAGTCAACCCCATCACACGATGCCAACCATGCATCTATGAATGAGCCTAGACCTTGTGGATTTAGAGTAAACGCGAGGGCATAAAACTCGTGGTCGAAAAGGCTAGGAACATCAAACAATTGTGATGGACGACGCGTTTGTTTCAAAACAAgacttatattttatgggGAAAAagtgtgatactagttatgTGAATATAATATCCAATATTAAATCTCAAACAAT harbors:
- the LOC125220538 gene encoding secreted RxLR effector protein 161-like yields the protein MKRISYASAIGSIMYAMISTRPDVAYALSMTGRFQQNPGEEHWKTVKTILKYLRRTKEYFLVYGGQPELSVTGYTDASFQTDHDDYKSQSGYVFILNGGAVSWNSSKQGTTADSTTEAEYIAASEAAKEVVALLEFVKELGVVPSASSAIPLYCDNTGAVAQAKEPRATNRNKHVPRRYHLIREIIERGDIKLERVPTDDNLADPFTKPLCIAKHNKHFESLGVKHVGRWL